From the Cyanobacteria bacterium FACHB-DQ100 genome, the window TCGTTGGACAAGAAGAAATGAAATTAGCGCTGTTGCTCAACATCATCGATCCCAAGATCGGCGGGGTGATGATCATGGGCGATCGCGGCACCGGAAAATCCACCACGATTCGAGCTTTAGCAGATTTACTGCCAGAAATTGATGTCGTTGCCGATGATCCGTTTAATAGTCATCCCACCGATCCGGAATTGATGGGTGATGGGGTACGGCAATCGATCGATCAAGGCATCGATGTGCCTGTCGTTAAGAAAAAGGTAATGATGGTCGATTTGCCTCTGGGTGCGACTGAAGATCGCGTCTGCGGCACGATCGACATTGAAAAAGCACTGTCCGAAGGGGTGAAAGCCTTTGAACCGGGACTGTTGGCAAAAGCAAATCGCGGCATTCTCTATGTCGATGAAGTCAACCTGCTCGATGATCACCTCGTCGATGTACTGCTCGACTCCGCTGCTTCCGGCTGGAACACGGTTGAACGCGAAGGCATTTCGATCCGACATCCGGCTCGCTTTGTTCTCGTCGGATCGGGCAACCCGGAAGAAGGTGAACTGCGTCCGCAATTGCTCGATCGCTTCGGAATGCACGCTGAAATCCGCACGGTAAAAGAGCCAGTTCTGCGGGTGCAAATCGTTGAACAGCGTACCGAATTCGATCAAGATCCAGTTCCGTTTCTAGAAAAATATCAGCCCCAACAAACCGATTTGCAGCGTCAGATCGTCGAAGCACAAGAGCGCTTGAAGGCAATCGCGATCGACTACGATCTGCGCGTGAAAATCTCGCAAATGTGCGCTGAGCTCGATGTCGATGGATTGCGTGGCGACATTGTGACCAACCGGGCAGCAAAAGCCTTAGCGGCTCTAGAAGGTCGGACTGAAGTAACCGTCGATGAAATTCGTCGGATTGCGCCGCTTTGTCTGCGTCACCGTCTACGGAAAGACCCAATGGAATCGATCGATTCTGGCTATAAGGTTGGAAAAGTGTTCGATCAAATCTTTGGAGTTGCGGCTGAATAGAAGGGCGTTGCTGAAATTAAGCGTAAATTTTGGATTTGCCCTCACCCTAACCCTCTCCCTGGGGGAGAGGGAACAAGAGGTCTCTGGCTCCCTTCTCCCCAGGGAGAAGGGCTGGGGATGAGGGCAACCCGAAACTCTTTCTTTACTTCAGATCCTACAAACTTGCCGTTTTTCCAGTCTCTGCTTGAGAAGGAATCGGTTCAACCTCTGTGTATCCCATCTCGCTTGCCAACTCCCGCAGCAGCGAAATTTGCTGCTCAAACTCAAGCCCTTCTAACCGCTTCAACAAATTACTAATCGCTTCTGAAGCTTGATAATCCGCAGGCATATCTACAACCGCTTCACCCATTGCCACTGCCCACGCAAACCAAACTAGAAGCTGATTGTTTTCCTTCAGCGCACCATAAGCGCGAGAATACTCTGTATCCGCCCGATTCACGACATCGCGCATCACTTGAAGCTGATCCTGATGCGATAGATTCAGAAAATCGTCACCCAACAGAAGCGGCGCTAGTTCAGGTTCTGCTGCTCTTGGAGCCGCAGGCGTAACCGAGTCGCCCATTTTTTCATAAACGTAGTACAGCAGCGCCAGTTTATCATCGGCTCCCAACTGGTTAAAATCTGCGATCGTGCCCTGAATGTCCTGATCTAAATACTCGGACGGATCGACGTTTTGACTTGCGGATTGAGGCATAAAACTTTTTCCATAAATAACATCACTCAAGACGTATCAAGCTTTACCATCTAAAATCGCCCTCCTCAAGAGCGACTTCACACTCTAACCTCTGATGAACGACCAGATCTATCTTTTGGGCGTGTCAGGAAAGTTTGAAATTTAATAGCGTAGCAACATTGCAAACGCAAGATAGGAGAATTTATTATGTCTGAAATTAATACTCAATCTCAGGACGCTCAACAGGTGGCTGAATCGATCGCAGCAGGCGATCGTCCTGCGCCTCAAGTCGATGTATCTGCTGACTACGAAGCCGCTCAAGAATTCAGCATCAGCAGCATTGATCAAACCGGTGAAGGCGAAAAAGCCGCAGAAGCAGCAACAGCCTCCCAATTTGAAGTGCATTCGGCGGACGAAACCCAACTTGAACCCGACGCGCTGAGTTCAGAGCCAACAGGCGATCCAGACCTGTACCGCGACATGGCGAAGGATATCACGCAGAGTTCCGGCGCAACCGGAAATGTAGATGATGACTTGATGAAAAAAGCGATCGAGCTAGGAAAACCGGGTCAATAGCAGACAAACCTTTTGAGACGGGCTGGAACAGGGTTTGTGGTTCGGAGATCGCTGATCCGCTACAAGTTTTACACCCAATGACAAGCTAAGCGCGATCGCGCAAGTGACTCCAATAATCCAGTAGCGCTGAGAGGATCTTTGGGAAGCGTTAGACTTCACCGGAACAATCAGCGCTTTTATTTGATTGAGATTATGAGCGCTAAAGGCAATGCTGACAGCGCACTCCGAGTTCGTGCTTTGTTCGGCTAAATCGGTTCTGATTGCTAAAGCGTCCCTGAGCGCATCATATCCGGCGGTAACTTCCTGCTGACAAAACGCCAAGGTTCCTAACTGATGAAGTGCCCATGCTTCGATCGCGGCATCACCTAATGCCCATGCTGCCGCTAAACTACACCGCAGCAGTTTCGACCAGCTATCCCACAATTTCGCAATGGCAAACTCGCCTTCAATTGATCGCACCATTTCAATCACTTCTACCGATCGTCGTTGATTTGCGCCCCATTGTACTGCCAGCATCAGTAACTCCCGCTCTTGCAGAATGGCATTAGGCTGAGTCCGAATCCAGTCGAGAACATAGCTCAGAACTTTTTCCATCCAAGCTTCTGAGCTTCGGTGTTGAATTCGTAACCGATAGCGCCCTCGCTCCACTCCGATCAGTTTTAGATCAATCAGCCTGTCTAAATTTGGGTGAGAAACATTTGCGATCGCCGTAATTTGCTTCGCACTGAGCGGAACCCCAACGGTTGCCAACAGTTCAAGAACAGCAATTTCTGCATCAGATCGTTCGCTCAAATCGATCTCAACTGGCTCAGGAACCTGAATTGCCAAATCTGTTTGAGCAAGCCTTCGGTCAGTCGACGCGATCGCAAATCGGCTTTGAGGTAGCCAGCGCTGCAGTTGTTCAAAGTCTGTGGCGGTTAACTTCGAGTGATCTAACAGAATCAAAGCTTGGCGATCGCTCAGTCCTGATCGAATCTCTGCTCTTGATGGCTTCACCTCTGAAGGAACTCGATAAAACTGTTCAAAAATCGTCTGTAGCAGATCCCCGATCGGATCAAGCTGGTCTAAATATAAAATTCCATGCGGATAAGCTTGTTGCAATTCAGGTTGATGAGCTAACGATCGCAGTAGCGCCACCTTTCCAAAGCCTCTGCCGCAAATTTCTATTGATCGCTGCGCTTTGAGCGCTATTAAAGCCTGCGAAATTGCTGCTTCATCTACTGATTCAACCAAAGGCAAAACCAACGCTGGCATCGGCATCAACTCAAAAGTGCGTGTCTCAACCGAAATCGCCTGCAACACGACCCCATATCCAGACCCAATCAAGCATTCGCACTCTTCAAGCAGGAGACGAGCGACAACCGTTTGACTCAATACGGTCTCGATTGTGCTGGAAAAGGCAGAACGAGACATAAACTGCACTAGCTAAATCTGCGATCGAAATGGAAAAAAAGAATTTCCCCCAAGGCAGATTATAATAAGCCAATCTAGCTAATCTGTCTAGACTGAGCCGAACCTCAATTCAGAGAACTTGATCGCGCTACCGCAAGTCCGATCAAGTCCGTCGAACTCTCTAGGTCTGAGTTCACCCGCGATAAAGTTGCTAAAAACTCTGTAATATTCTCAAACTCACAATATGCAGACGCATAGCGAATACAAGCTGCCTCGCTTAAGGGCTGCAACTCTCGCAACACAAGCTCACTGATTTCACGACTTAGAATCTCTCGATTTGTGCGCTGCTGCAACAATCCTTCGATCGTACTGACTACCATCTCAATTTGGGATGCACTAATTGCCGTTCGCTCACAAATTCGAGTCAACGATCGCACCAGCTTTTCACGATCGAAGCTCTCGCGATTGCCATTCTCCTTCACCACCACGAGCGGCGCGAACTCAACCCGCTCATAGGTCGTAAACCGATGATTGCACTTGAGACATTCACGCCGCCGTCGCACACTTTGACCCCCCTCAGCAGATCGCGACTCTAGCACTCGATTTTCCAAGTTTTGGCAGGCAGGACAACGCATAGATTTTGTCAATAATCATCAAACATATCATACCCCTAGCGTAGCAACTCTGGATATTTTTTTATTTGCGCTATAGGCAGCGCAGCGTAAATAAGTCGCCTTTAGGATGATGTTGCTCGATCGCTCTCCTGCTCTTGATCTAGATCGCAAGAGGCAGCGATCTAGATCACAGGAATTCCGGGCATCACCGTTAGAACGGGTTGAATTCCGGGCAACTTTACTAAAGCGAACACCGTTAGTCCGTTCCTGACTAGCGGTGTTCTAGCCCAAATGCGGTTTCGGCAATGTGACTTCGACATCCCCGATTGGGCGCGTCCCACACTCAGTTGGCAAATGGCGCATGAAATCTCGTGACACTCAGAAGCAAAAATTGCTCGTCGTCGATGATGAACCAGATAATCTCGACCTGCTTTACCGGACTTTCTACCGGGAATTCAAGGTGCTGCGGGCAGAAAACGGCCCCACTGCACTAGATATCCTCGATCGAGAAGGCGATATCGCGGTCATTATCTCCGATCAACGAATGCCAATGATGAGTGGGACTGAGTTTCTCAGCCTCACCGTTTCAAAGTATCCCGATATCATTCGAATTATCCTGACGGGCTACACCGATGTTGAAGATCTCGTCGAGGCGATCAACTCCGGTAAGGTCTTCAAGTATGTGACCAAGCCGTGGAGCGATACGGAACTGCGCGAAGTCGTCAAAAGCGCGATCGACACTCACACGCTGCTGAAAACCCGTACAGAAGAACTGCGCCGCACTCTCCAGCGCGAATCTCTGCTCAACGCGATTACCAGCACGATCCGCAGCGCTCTCAGCTACGACGAAATCCTACAAACGATCGTCGAAACGATCGGCAAAAACTTCGAGGTCAGCGGCGCGATCGTCTGTCCGTTTCGCGATGGTGAAATTCAAGACCAGACGTTTACCTATTGGAAAGCTGCAACGCCTGCGCCAGAGTTAGCGCCGACGATTTGGGAAGCCTATCAGGTCGAATCGATTCCTGACGTGCAGCAGTGCGATCGCATTCAAGAGGTTCCCGATCGCCAAGCAGC encodes:
- the nrdR gene encoding transcriptional repressor NrdR, whose product is MRCPACQNLENRVLESRSAEGGQSVRRRRECLKCNHRFTTYERVEFAPLVVVKENGNRESFDREKLVRSLTRICERTAISASQIEMVVSTIEGLLQQRTNREILSREISELVLRELQPLSEAACIRYASAYCEFENITEFLATLSRVNSDLESSTDLIGLAVARSSSLN
- the bchI gene encoding magnesium chelatase ATPase subunit I, giving the protein MTFTTQPTSQNGRSTATSARRRAVFPFTAIVGQEEMKLALLLNIIDPKIGGVMIMGDRGTGKSTTIRALADLLPEIDVVADDPFNSHPTDPELMGDGVRQSIDQGIDVPVVKKKVMMVDLPLGATEDRVCGTIDIEKALSEGVKAFEPGLLAKANRGILYVDEVNLLDDHLVDVLLDSAASGWNTVEREGISIRHPARFVLVGSGNPEEGELRPQLLDRFGMHAEIRTVKEPVLRVQIVEQRTEFDQDPVPFLEKYQPQQTDLQRQIVEAQERLKAIAIDYDLRVKISQMCAELDVDGLRGDIVTNRAAKALAALEGRTEVTVDEIRRIAPLCLRHRLRKDPMESIDSGYKVGKVFDQIFGVAAE
- a CDS encoding orange carotenoid protein gives rise to the protein MPQSASQNVDPSEYLDQDIQGTIADFNQLGADDKLALLYYVYEKMGDSVTPAAPRAAEPELAPLLLGDDFLNLSHQDQLQVMRDVVNRADTEYSRAYGALKENNQLLVWFAWAVAMGEAVVDMPADYQASEAISNLLKRLEGLEFEQQISLLRELASEMGYTEVEPIPSQAETGKTASL